A genomic stretch from Vanrija pseudolonga chromosome 6, complete sequence includes:
- the ARB_02369_2 gene encoding putative secreted lipase has translation MLIPTLLALSAATVNLVAGAPAGLLGLDLGLDLNLGPIGLGVDVKVDIPDGTNGAPGGSFLTVPVSAPAGTLYGLNRLTTEAFTGIPFAQPPVGQLRLAPPVRLTTPLNNFDATQQSAACPQFLSSTKPDDLPSTIADIVVNKTPFLQQALKVSEDCLNLNIFRPAGTKAGDNLPVLFWMYGGGFEVGERWFVAVVDSPFVAATAAFGKPLILVAVNYRIGGFGFLAGKEIKAAGASNLGLLDQRLGLEWVADNIVAFGGDPSKVTIWGESAGAISVFNQFALLGGDYHYKGQPLFRGGIMNSGSIVPAQPVDSPKAQAVFDAVVAETSCKGSADVINCLRALPYDQYLNAVNSRSGLFSYTSIALAYFPRPDGKVLTDSPEVLAKSGRFAPVPFIVGDQEDEGTLFSLFQQNTTGSTDALANYLNTVTFPGASRELATQLVNLYPEDPAAGSPFRTGILNEWYPGFKRLAAILGDATFTLLRRIFLKYAIAAHPDVPAWSYLASYAYLTPILGTFHTADVLVVYNGIPPSYASVGIQKYYANFVYNLDPNNAAGGKSTASKVADNWPRWDAVNKPLLQFNLLNFAGLKDDFRQAAADLFEANLTPLRA, from the exons ATGCTCATCCCCACTCTGCtcgccttgtcggcggccacCGTCAACCTTGTGGCTGGTGCACCTGCTGGCCTACTGGGCCTCGAtcttggcctcgacctcaaccTTGGCCCCATTGGTCTAGGTGTCGACGTCAAGGTCGACATTCCTGATGGCACCAACGGCGCACCGGGCGGTTCCTTCCTGACCGTCCCCGTCTctgcgccggccggcacacTCTATGGCCTGAACCGCCTCACCACCGAAGCGTTCACGGGGATCCCGTTTGCTCAGCCGCCTGTTGGTCAACTTCGCCTTGCTCCGCCCGTCCGCCTCACTACGCCGCTCAACAACTTTGATGCGACGCAGCAGTCGGCCGCGTGCCCCCAGTTCCTTTCGTCAACCAAGCCCGATGACCTTCCGAGCACCATCGCCGACATCGTCGTGAACAAGACCCCGTTCCTACAGCAAGCATTGAAGGTCTCGGAGGACTGCCTCAACCTCAACATCTTCCGCCCTGCCGGGACCAAGGCTGGCGACAACCTCCCTGTCCTCTTCTGGATGTACGGCGGAGGCTTCGAGGTGGGTGAACGCTGGTTTGTGGCGGTCGTTGACAG CCCATTCGTCGCAGCTACCGCAGCCTTTGGCAAGccgctcatcctcgtcgccgtcaactACCGAATCGGTGGCTTTGGCTTCCTGGCCGGCAAGGAAATCAAGGCCGCCGGTGCCTCCAACCTCGGCCTTCTGGACCAGCGCCTGGGCCTCGAGTGGGTGGCCGACAACATTGTAGCCTTTGGTGGTGACCCCAGCAAGGTGACCATTTGGGGAGAGTCGGCTGGTGCAATCTCCGTCTTTAACCAGTTCGCACTCCTTGGTGGGGACTACCACTACAAGGGTCAACCGTTGTTCCGCGGAGGCATCATGAACTCGGGCAGCATTGTCCCTGCCCAGCCCGTCGATAGCCCCAAGGCTCAAGCCGTCTTTGACGCGGTTGTTGCCGAAACCTCGTGCAAAGGCAGCGCGGACGTCATCAACTGCCTGCGTGCACTTCCCTACGATCAGTATCTCAACGCCGTCAACTCGAGGTCTGGTCTGTTTTCCTACACCTCCATCGCCTTGGCTTACTTTCCACGTCCGGATGGAAAGGTGCTTACAGACAGCCCAGAGGTCCTGGCAAAGTCTGGCCGTTTCGCACCGGTGCCGTTTATCGTCGGCGaccaggaggacgaggggacACTCTTTTCCCTCTTCCAGCAGAATACCACGGGCAGTACCGACGCTCTCGCCAACTACCTAAACACCGTGACCTTCCCTGGTGCCAGCCGGGAATTGGCCACCCAGCTGGTCAACCTCTACCCCGAGGACCCTGCCGCTGGCTCTCCCTTCAGGACTGGAATTCTCAACGAGTGGTATCCAGGCTTCAAACGCCTGGCCGCGATCCTCGGGGACGCAACTTTTACCCTGCTCCGCCGCATCTTCCTCAAGTACGCCATCGCTGCCCACCCCGACGTGCCTGCCTGGTCCTACCTAGCCAGTTACGCCTATCTTACCCCGATTCTGGGAACCTTTCACACCGCCGACGTCTTGGTGGTGTACAATGGCATCCCGCCTAGCTACGCCTCTGTCGGCATTCAGAAGTACTACGCCAACTTTGTGTACAATCTGGACCCGAACAATGCAGCGGGGGGCAAATCGACAGCAAGCAAGGTGGCCGACAACTGGCCTCGTTGGGACGCTGTCAACAAGCCCCTACTGCAGTTCAACCTGCTCAACTTTGCGGGTCTCAAGGACGACTTCCGTCAGGCCGCAGCCGATTTATTCGAGGCCAATCTTACTCCCCTGCGCGCTTAA
- the SPBC530.05_2 gene encoding putative transcriptional regulatory protein, whose translation MSAPPPPEASTAEGVGPASKPQACQACQRRKRKCDKKRPKCSMCERRGIDCVFDRNVAELVAELQEKEARIAVLEAIVRNHVPGLARVESLDTMFLRDALNTTPEVDVQIDLGSRPLPPSLVALVESKLKDLNTGNRCHHSVLSHMSSQLGVSEPEVDLSASAPPAAWPPYEFAVEVVQVFVQTNSMWPMFTREELMSDVESVYHGVGETPGPTCRLFFVFSIACVWLAQRGSGDRIDTSLLRNRALSCLLQMLRTEDSVTSVAALALLCLSAIYDWGGPDHPQLTPMVAQVTLAIGLQHEPPAHLSEQEKERRRLLFWGVYCMDRAVAGNLGRNVNFNKDDVTVAFPSRLDPLGSLGEGFEPLAFFTHIREMWELNWEVNYGPTADVGDLHRRLDDWHARIPSGPPASLFHQYHKQLLAILYRPRNVTRPPEAHIRILEESASEAINVSIVLQTDHKLFDNYYQFHSIIGMGVILICAYLLRQDRDPVWCAGAIEQLGRAQVFIGSFCRGWPYARGMSRAFDSLAARIIELLSGGLTTAVDADISKAASDLAIGHDLPLDLNLAGAQDHTMAWDAWVSDYLVAIDSDVTSDANLDSLMATIGQTPTWVSAMVSGEPKP comes from the exons ATGTCtgccccaccgccgcccgaggcaagcacggccgagggcgtcggccCCGCCTCGAAGCCTCAAGCATGCCAGGCATGTCAACGACGGAAGCGCAAG TGCGACAAGAAACGACCCAAGTGCTCAATgtgcgagcgccgcggcatAGACTGCGTCTTTGATCGCAA TGTCGCGGAACTTGTCGCAGAGCTCCAAGAAAAGGAGGCCCGcatcgccgtcctcgaggccattgtCCGCAACCATGTCCCCGGTCTCGCCCGCGTGGAGTCCCTCGACACAATGTTCCTCAGAGATGCACTTAACACCACCCCAGAGGTCGACGTCCAGATCGACTTGGGGTCACGCCCCCTACCACCCAGCCTTGTTGCTCTCGTCGAGAGCAAACTCAAGGACCTGAATACTGGCAATCGATGTCATCACTCGGTGCTAAGCCACATGTCCTCGCAGTTGGGGGTGAGCGAACCAGAGGTGGACCTCTCTGCGAGCGCGCCCCCCGCAGCGTGGCCACCATACGAGTTCGCCGTCGAGGTAGTACAGGTCTTTGTGCAGACCAACTCAATGTGGCCAATGTTCACACGGGAGGAGCTCATgagcga TGTTGAGAGTGTATATCATGGTGTGGGAGAGACGCCTGGGCCGACATGCCGACTGTTCTTCGTGTTCAGCATCGCGTGTGTATGGCTCGCACAGAGGGGGAGTGGGGATCGCATCGACACGTCGCTACTTCGGAATCGCGCGCTGTCGTGCCTCCTTCAGATGCTCCGGACGGAGGACAGTGTG ACATCCGTCGCAGCCTTGGCGCTTCTATGTCTCTCGGCAATCTACGATTGGGGCGGACCCGACCACCCACAACTCACGCCAATGGTTGCCCAGGTCACCCTTGCGATTGGTCTTCAGCACGAGCCACCCGCGCACCTATCGgagcaggagaaggagcggAGGCGATTGTTGTTCTGGGGAGTCTACTGCATGGACAGGGCTG TCGCTGGAAATCTCGGCCGCAACGTCAACTTCAACAAGGATGATGTGACTGTAGCG TTCCCATCGAGACTGGACCCATTAGGATCTCTTGGAGAAGGCTTC GAGCCGTTAGCATTCTTTACGCATATCCGGGAAATGTGGGAGCTCAACTGGGAGGTGAATTACGGCCCCACAGCGGATGTCGGTGACCTGCAccggcggctcgacgactGGCATGCTCGAATCCCCTCGGGGCCACCCGCGTCCCTCTTCCACCAGTATCACAAGCAGCTCCTGGCCATCCTCTACCGCCCGCGCAACGTCACCCGTCCTCCAGAAGCACACATCCGCATCCTGGAGGAGTCAGCCTCCGAAGCAATCAACGTCAGCATTGTTCTCCAAACGGACCACAAGCTATTTGAC AACTACTATCAGTTCCATTCCATCATCGGCATGGGTGTGATACTCATCTGCGCATATTTACTGCGTCAGGACCGTGACCCCGTGTGGTGCGCGGGGGCAATAGAACAATTGGGAAGGGCCCAAGTCTTTATCGGGTCCTTCTGCCGAG GGTGGCCCTACGCTCGAGGAATGAGTCGCGCTTTCGATTCACTAGCGGCACGCATCATTGAGCTGCTCTCTGGCGGGCTTACAACCGCTGTCGATGCGGATATCTCCAAGGCAGCTTCGGACCTTGCCATTGGGCATGACCTGCCGCTTGACCTGAACCTCGCGGGGGCCCAGGACCATACCATGGCGTGGGACGCGTGGGTTAGCGACTACCTCGTGGCGATCGACTCGGACGTCACCAGTGACGCCAACCTTGACAGCCTCATGGCTACGATCGGACAGACGCCCACCTGGGTATCCGCAATGGTGTCGGGCGAGCCGAAGCCATAG
- the moxY_3 gene encoding FAD-binding monooxygenase moxY, translated as MVYELSPSPTSEAFVAQRQSDAEAARQTAAKNGAAPLVEKAIGEGRPVRVVAIGAGFSGIGACIYLPQHIKNLDLQVYERATDIGGVWHHNKYMGAACDIPAHTYQFTFADNSQWSKFYAGGPEIHQYLTNVVDHYKLRPLIKLQHTVLEARWLENDGKWVIKVQDPTGRVFEDRCDFVYYATGLLSNPVWPKIPGRDTFKGVIHHTGEWDAAKEEAEGMDWSDKRVAVIGTGSSAIQVMPEMQRKCKQLVNFARSKSKPKHRDVRSCPAWVTPTFGDITLKKLGVDTEKSANHTFTDEQKQHFSDPANYREFRLMVERDLASAHFLTHRDSPLQTLVLNDAERQMQRRLASKPDISKALLPQYPIGCRRITPGPGYLDSLTKDNVTFVTDDLACFTERGLKTVTGEEYEVDAIICATGFDTSSVPRFPILGQGGINLQDMWTEEVRTYLAVSIPKMPNFFSILGPQAVVGSGNLLSMIEGQLTYVAKAIKKCQREGYKSMVVKKEPVDSFMKYTDDYFERTVFTTECHSWYKGGAGSRGGTRIRTLWPGSSQHHILSLKEPRWEDYDYTRLPEYKHTMGWLGDGHIPADMDPAFYYAELRAGYKETLML; from the exons ATGGTCTACGAACTTagcccctcccccacctcggAAGCCTTTGTGGCTCAGCGACAATCggacgccgaagccgcccGCCAAACCGCGGCCAAGAATGGCGCTGCTCCACTCGTCGAGAAGGCGATTGGCGAAGGCCGCCCGGTGCGCGTAGTCGCTATCGGCGCAGGCTTCAGTGGCATCGGTGCCTGCATCTACCTTCCGCAGCATATCAAGAACCTCGACTTGCAGGTTTACGAGCGCGCGACCGACATTGGCGGCGTCT GGCACCACAACAAGTACATGGGCGCCGCTTGCGACATCCCTGCGCACACTTACCAGTTCACCTTTGCCGACAACTCGCAGTGGTCCAAGTTTTATGCTGGTGGCCCAGAGATCCACCAGTACCTCACCAACGTGGTGGACCATTACAAGCTCCGACCGCTTATCAAGCTTCAACACACCGTGCTTGAGGCCCGCTGGCTCGAGAACGATGGCAAGTGGGTGATCAAGGTCCAAGACCCCACGGGCAGAGTGTTTGAAGACCGGTGCGACTTTGTCTATTACGCCACGGGCCTGCTCTCCAACCCCGTGTGGCCTAAGATTCCAG gccgCGATACGTTCAAGGGAGTCATTCACCACACGGGGGAGTGGGACGCTGCCaaggaggaagccgagggcATGGACTGGAGCGACAAGCGTGTCGCTGTGATTGGCACCGGCTCCAGTGCCATCCAGGTCATGCCGGAAATGCAGAGGAAGTGCAAGCAGCTCGTCAACTTTGCGCGATCGAAGAGTAAGCCCAAGCACCGAGATGTGCGCTCATGCCCAGCTTGGGTCACACCGACCTTTGGTGACATCACTCTGAAGAAGCTCGGTGTTGACACGGAGAAGAGCGCCAACCACACTTTCACCGACGAGCAGAAGCAGCACTTTAGCGACCCCGCCAACTACCGCGAGTTCAGGCTCATGGTGGAGCGGGACCTCGCTTCGGCCCACTTCCTCACGCACCGCGACAGTCCGCTGCAGACTCTAGTCCTCAacgatgccgagcgccagATGCAGCGTCGTCTTGCGTCCAAGCCCGACATTTCCAAGGCCTTGCTGCCGCAGTACCCCATCGGATGCCGCCGCATCACCCCTGGTCCAGGGTACCTGGACTCTCTCACCAAGGACAACGTCACGTTCGTCACCGACGATCTGGCCTGCTTCACCGAGCGCGGTCTCAAGACTGTTACAGGCGAGGAgtacgaggtcgacgccatcatcTGCGCCACGGGCTTCGACACGTCGTCTGTGCCCCGCTTCCCAATTCTCGGCCAAGGTGGTATCAACCTCCAGGACATGTGGACAGAGGAGGTCCGGACATACCTCGCCGTGTCGATTCCCAAGATGCCCAACTT CTTCTCCATCCTTGGCCCGCAGGCAGTTGTCGGCAGTGGCAACCTCCTCAGCATGATCGAGGGCCAGCTGACCTATGTCGCCAAGGCTATCAAGAAGTGCCAGCGCGAGGGCTACAAGTCGATGGTGGTCAAGAAGGAGCCCGTCGACTCGTTCATGAAGTACACCGACGACTACTTTGAGCGCACAGTGTTTACGACCGAGTGCCACTCGTGGTACAAGGGAGGCGCTGGATCGCGCGGCGGTACTCGCATTCGCACCCTGTGGCCGGGTAGCTCGCAACACCATATTCTGTCACTCAAGGAGCCCCGTTGGGAGGACTATGACTACACACGCCTCCCGGAATACAAGCACACTATGGGCTGGCTCGGCGATGGCCACATTCCCGCCGACATGGACCCCGCGTTCTACTATGCCGAACTGCGTGCCGGCTACAAG GAGACGTTGATGCTTTAG
- the moxY_3 gene encoding FAD-binding monooxygenase moxY: protein MVYELSPSPTSEAFVAQRQSDAEAARQTAAKNGAAPLVEKAIGEGRPVRVVAIGAGFSGIGACIYLPQHIKNLDLQVYERATDIGGVWHHNKYMGAACDIPAHTYQFTFADNSQWSKFYAGGPEIHQYLTNVVDHYKLRPLIKLQHTVLEARWLENDGKWVIKVQDPTGRVFEDRCDFVYYATGLLSNPVWPKIPGRDTFKGVIHHTGEWDAAKEEAEGMDWSDKRVAVIGTGSSAIQVMPEMQRKCKQLVNFARSKTWVTPTFGDITLKKLGVDTEKSANHTFTDEQKQHFSDPANYREFRLMVERDLASAHFLTHRDSPLQTLVLNDAERQMQRRLASKPDISKALLPQYPIGCRRITPGPGYLDSLTKDNVTFVTDDLACFTERGLKTVTGEEYEVDAIICATGFDTSSVPRFPILGQGGINLQDMWTEEVRTYLAVSIPKMPNFFSILGPQAVVGSGNLLSMIEGQLTYVAKAIKKCQREGYKSMVVKKEPVDSFMKYTDDYFERTVFTTECHSWYKGGAGSRGGTRIRTLWPGSSQHHILSLKEPRWEDYDYTRLPEYKHTMGWLGDGHIPADMDPAFYYAELRAGYKETLML from the exons ATGGTCTACGAACTTagcccctcccccacctcggAAGCCTTTGTGGCTCAGCGACAATCggacgccgaagccgcccGCCAAACCGCGGCCAAGAATGGCGCTGCTCCACTCGTCGAGAAGGCGATTGGCGAAGGCCGCCCGGTGCGCGTAGTCGCTATCGGCGCAGGCTTCAGTGGCATCGGTGCCTGCATCTACCTTCCGCAGCATATCAAGAACCTCGACTTGCAGGTTTACGAGCGCGCGACCGACATTGGCGGCGTCT GGCACCACAACAAGTACATGGGCGCCGCTTGCGACATCCCTGCGCACACTTACCAGTTCACCTTTGCCGACAACTCGCAGTGGTCCAAGTTTTATGCTGGTGGCCCAGAGATCCACCAGTACCTCACCAACGTGGTGGACCATTACAAGCTCCGACCGCTTATCAAGCTTCAACACACCGTGCTTGAGGCCCGCTGGCTCGAGAACGATGGCAAGTGGGTGATCAAGGTCCAAGACCCCACGGGCAGAGTGTTTGAAGACCGGTGCGACTTTGTCTATTACGCCACGGGCCTGCTCTCCAACCCCGTGTGGCCTAAGATTCCAG gccgCGATACGTTCAAGGGAGTCATTCACCACACGGGGGAGTGGGACGCTGCCaaggaggaagccgagggcATGGACTGGAGCGACAAGCGTGTCGCTGTGATTGGCACCGGCTCCAGTGCCATCCAGGTCATGCCGGAAATGCAGAGGAAGTGCAAGCAGCTCGTCAACTTTGCGCGATCGAAGA CTTGGGTCACACCGACCTTTGGTGACATCACTCTGAAGAAGCTCGGTGTTGACACGGAGAAGAGCGCCAACCACACTTTCACCGACGAGCAGAAGCAGCACTTTAGCGACCCCGCCAACTACCGCGAGTTCAGGCTCATGGTGGAGCGGGACCTCGCTTCGGCCCACTTCCTCACGCACCGCGACAGTCCGCTGCAGACTCTAGTCCTCAacgatgccgagcgccagATGCAGCGTCGTCTTGCGTCCAAGCCCGACATTTCCAAGGCCTTGCTGCCGCAGTACCCCATCGGATGCCGCCGCATCACCCCTGGTCCAGGGTACCTGGACTCTCTCACCAAGGACAACGTCACGTTCGTCACCGACGATCTGGCCTGCTTCACCGAGCGCGGTCTCAAGACTGTTACAGGCGAGGAgtacgaggtcgacgccatcatcTGCGCCACGGGCTTCGACACGTCGTCTGTGCCCCGCTTCCCAATTCTCGGCCAAGGTGGTATCAACCTCCAGGACATGTGGACAGAGGAGGTCCGGACATACCTCGCCGTGTCGATTCCCAAGATGCCCAACTT CTTCTCCATCCTTGGCCCGCAGGCAGTTGTCGGCAGTGGCAACCTCCTCAGCATGATCGAGGGCCAGCTGACCTATGTCGCCAAGGCTATCAAGAAGTGCCAGCGCGAGGGCTACAAGTCGATGGTGGTCAAGAAGGAGCCCGTCGACTCGTTCATGAAGTACACCGACGACTACTTTGAGCGCACAGTGTTTACGACCGAGTGCCACTCGTGGTACAAGGGAGGCGCTGGATCGCGCGGCGGTACTCGCATTCGCACCCTGTGGCCGGGTAGCTCGCAACACCATATTCTGTCACTCAAGGAGCCCCGTTGGGAGGACTATGACTACACACGCCTCCCGGAATACAAGCACACTATGGGCTGGCTCGGCGATGGCCACATTCCCGCCGACATGGACCCCGCGTTCTACTATGCCGAACTGCGTGCCGGCTACAAG GAGACGTTGATGCTTTAG
- the mgl gene encoding L-methionine gamma-lyase, with translation MSAWHPDTQAIHGDAQARRTVDPVAPPIYYSSTFRASSADEFASMASDTRHPGFYTRYGNPTHEHVASVVAGLEGTETAMVTASGMGAISTAVLALLKAGDHCIAQTRHYMATAKLFGEMLPRFNVEVTIVEQTDLAAIEAAIKPNTRLIYVETPANPTMVLTDLAGVAGLAAQYSKSTDDDKRIITLADNTFAGPFNSRPAALGIDVVLHSATKSLGGHSDITAGVICTTKSLADHFVWETSLTLGSTLSPMDAWLLLRGIRTLPLRMERINSNALALAEWLETQPEVAKVHYPMLPSHAQHELALKQMTGGGPVVAVEIKGGYEQTSKFVAALKLASQAVSLGGVETLAVHTAAMWAGSMNDAQMLEAGIAPNFVRCSVGLENIEDLKKDFGQALKAE, from the coding sequence ATGTCAGCCTGGCACCCAGACACCCAAGCGATCCACGGCGATGCGCAGGCTCGTCGTACAGTCGATCCTGTCGCCCCGCCGATCTACTACTCGTCGACGTTCcgggcgtcgtcggctgACGAGTTTGCGTCGATGGCGTCCGACACTCGGCATCCCGGGTTCTACACGCGCTACGGCAACCCGACACACGAGCATGTCGCTTCGGTCGTCGCAGGGCTCGAGGGCACAGAGACGGCCATGGTGACGGCCAGCGGCATGGGCGCGATCTCTACCGCCGTCCTGGCCCTCCTCAAGGCCGGTGACCACTGCATCGCCCAGACCCGGCACTACATGGCCACGGCCAAGCTCTTTGGCGAGATGCTCCCCCGCTTCAACGTCGAAGTGACAATCGTCGAGCAGACCGACCTCGCCGCTATCGAGGCTGCGATCAAGCCCAACACCCGGTTGATCTACGTCGAGACGCCCGCCAACCCCACCATGGTGCTCACCGACCTCGCGGGTGTCGCTGGTCTGGCAGCCCAGTACAGCAAGTCGACCGATGACGACAAGCGCATCATCACTCTGGCGGACAACACCTTTGCGGGTCCTTTCAACAGtcgcccggcggcgctcggcatcgacgtGGTGCTCCACTCGGCGACCAAGTCCCTCGGCGGCCACAGCGATATTACTGCGGGCGTCATTTGCACGACGAAGAGCTTGGCAGACCACTTTGTTTGGGAgacctcgctgacgctgGGATCGACTCTGAGCCCGATGGACGCATGGCTTCTCCTCCGCGGTATCAGAACTCTTCCCCTTCGCATGGAGCGCATCAACTCGAatgctctcgccctcgccgagtgGCTTGAGACGCAGCCCGAGGTTGCCAAGGTGCACTACCCCATGCTTCCCAGCCACGCGCAGCACGAGTTGGCACTTAAGCAGATGACCGGCGGTGGCCCTGTCGTGGCCGTCGAGATCAAGGGCGGTTACGAACAGACGTCAAAGTTTGTCGCGGCTCTCAAGCTCGCCTCCCAGGCGGTGtctctcggcggcgtcgagaccCTTGCTGTGCACACGGCCGCCATGTGGGCCGGTAGCATGAACGACGCGCAGATGCTCGAGGCTGGCATTGCTCCCAACTTTGTGCGCTGCTCGGTGGGGCTGGAGAACATTGAGGACCTCAAGAAGGACTTTGGCCAGGCCTTGAAGGCGGAGTAg